The following are from one region of the Panulirus ornatus isolate Po-2019 chromosome 48, ASM3632096v1, whole genome shotgun sequence genome:
- the LOC139763886 gene encoding splicing factor 3A subunit 3-like: MDTILEQQRRYHEERERLMAAMVKECLHRKSSHREIINSDHRHRILLDRYVEASQHLADLYEDKDGLRKEEVAALSGPNELAEFYNRLKQIKEFHKKHPNEISVPMSVEFEEINKQREANDENLVMVDFTDEEGYGKYLDLHECYNKYLNIKGLEKIDYITYLTTFDRLFEIPKDKKTTQYREYLYVLLDYLYMYVERVKPLLDLSDELDSVNKDFNEQWDGGRFPGWPKETGGALAAMGAHLDLSAFSSSEELMSLGLDRLKSALMALGLKCGGTLEERAQRLFRTKGMSVEELDPSLFAKSKPGKVTKGRETEKIKELAMLEAQVYRLTEILSEQRAAAKENVQRKQARRDGEEEEEEEASASESEDEADDEVPYNPKNLPLGWDGKPIPYWLYKLHGLNISYNCEICGNFTYKGPKAFQRHFAEWRHAHGMRCLGIPNTAHFANVTQIEDALKLWEKLKVQKTAERWQSEQEEEYEDSQGNVVNRKTYDDLKRQGLL; the protein is encoded by the exons ATGGATACTATACTTGAACAACAGAGACGATATcatgaagaaagagaaagattaatGGCTGCTATGGTTAAGGAATGCCTTCACAGAAAGAGTTCA CACCGTGAAATAATTAACTCTGATCACCGCCACCGCATACTACTTGACCGATACGTAGAGGCATCACAACACTTGGCTGACCTATACGAAGACAAGGATGGCTTACGTAAGGAGGAAGTAGCAGCATTGTCTGGACCAAATGAGTTGGCAGAGTTTTACAACCGCCTAAAACAAATTAAAGAATTTCACAAGAAACATCCAAATGAA ATCAGTGTACCCATGAGTGTGGAGTTTGAGGAAATCAACAAACAAAGGGAAGCCAATGATGAGAACCTTGTGATGGTAGACTTTACAGATGAAGAAGGCTATGGCAAATACCTTGATCTCCATGAGTGCTACAATAAATACCTCAATATCAAAG ggTTAGAGAAGATTGACTACATCACGTATCTGACAACTTTTGATCGCCTATTTGAGATTCCTAAAGATAAGAAAACCACACAGTATCGAGAATACCTGTATGTTCTTCTTGACTACTTGTACATGTATGTAGAAAGGGTGAAGCCTCTCTTGGATCTTAGTGACGAATTGGACAGTGTTAACAAGGACTTTAATGAACAgtgggatggtggaag ATTCCCAGGTTGGCCAAAGGAGACAGGTGGTGCCCTTGCAGCAATGGGAGCTCATCTTGATTTGTCTGCATTTTCATCGTCAGAGGAACTTATGTCACTTGGTCTTGATCGTCTTAAGTCAGCTTTGATGGCTCTTGGTCTAAAGTGTGGAGGGACTCTGGAGGAAAGGGCACAAAGGCTTTTCAGAACAAAAGGAATGTCTGTGGAAGAGCTTGACCCATCCTTGTTTGCAAAATCCAAGCCTGGGAAGGTAACTAAGGGGCGAGAAACTGAAAAAATCAAAGAGCTTGCTATGTTAGAGGCACAAGTGTACCGCCTTACTGAAATTCTCAGTGAGCAACGAGCAGCTGCCAAAGAAAATGTTCAGCGTAAACAAGCCAGgagggacggggaggaggaggaagaagaggaagcttCAGCATCTGAATCTGAGGATGAGGCTGATGATGAAGTGCCATATAATCCAAAGAACCTTCCATTAGGATGGGATGGTAAACCTATCCCTTATTGGCTATACAAGCTCCATGGTCTTAACATTAGCTATAACTGTGAAATCTGTGGAAATTTCACTTATAAAGGCCCTAAGGCTTTCCAAAGGCACTTTGCAGAGTGGCGACATGCTCATGGCATGAGGTGCTTAGGCATCCCAAACACTGCCCACTTTGCAAATGTCACACAGATTGAAGATGCCTTAAAGTTGTGGGAGAAGCTTAAAGTTCAGAAAACTGCTGAGAGATGGCAGTCAGAGCAGGAAGAGGAATATGAAGATTCTCAGGGGAATGTTGTAAATCGGAAAACCTACGATGATCTCAAGAGACAAGGGCTCTTGTAG